One region of Fibrobacter sp. UWP2 genomic DNA includes:
- a CDS encoding AraC family transcriptional regulator encodes MLDIKGIEWLHKIGCYHTTLAGDPILVLEFCRKGRITWAGGALPCNQLNAGEMLVYDAWTSGALTRSADYCGDRILFYDESEKYIQDHFAGFALDIRTLAQKMCRPGRPFIVHTKEEVAHAFEKVENKSKSAMVEYGKLAILELLLTLKNLDQQREYVCRECNLSSLQIEKIYCIRSFICENMDSHFTIEELSDKFDMPPTAMKLCFKNVFGLPVFTYARRERMKLAAKQLRECDRGILEIAGEVGYNNGSKFAHAFQDVMGMTPKEYRKKYRMTNVA; translated from the coding sequence ATGCTAGACATCAAAGGAATTGAATGGTTGCACAAAATCGGGTGCTACCATACGACACTCGCAGGAGATCCAATTCTCGTTCTTGAATTTTGCCGGAAGGGGCGCATTACCTGGGCCGGCGGAGCACTTCCCTGCAACCAGCTGAATGCGGGAGAAATGCTGGTTTATGACGCCTGGACTTCGGGTGCGCTAACGCGCTCTGCCGATTACTGCGGCGACCGTATTTTATTCTACGATGAATCGGAAAAGTACATCCAGGATCATTTCGCAGGTTTTGCGCTTGACATCAGGACTCTTGCACAAAAAATGTGCCGTCCGGGCCGACCGTTTATCGTGCACACCAAGGAAGAGGTGGCACACGCCTTCGAGAAGGTCGAAAACAAGTCCAAATCGGCGATGGTCGAATACGGAAAACTCGCTATTTTGGAACTTTTGCTGACCCTGAAGAATCTTGACCAGCAGCGCGAATACGTGTGCCGCGAATGCAATCTGTCTTCACTCCAAATAGAAAAGATTTACTGCATCCGTTCGTTTATCTGCGAGAACATGGATAGTCATTTTACCATTGAGGAACTTTCCGACAAGTTTGACATGCCGCCCACCGCAATGAAGCTCTGCTTCAAGAACGTGTTCGGTTTGCCGGTATTCACTTACGCTCGCCGCGAGCGCATGAAACTGGCCGCCAAGCAACTTCGCGAGTGCGACCGCGGGATTCTCGAGATTGCAGGTGAAGTCGGTTACAATAACGGGAGCAAGTTCGCCCACGCCTTCCAGGATGTGATGGGCATGACCCCGAAGGAATACAGGAAAAAATACAGGATGACAAACGTCGCATAA